The Populus trichocarpa isolate Nisqually-1 chromosome 18, P.trichocarpa_v4.1, whole genome shotgun sequence genomic interval acaCACTTCACATTGCATGCATTATATGATTGATATGCATTTAGCCGGTTCAAGATTCATCGGGTTCAAAAATGCTAAAACTAGATTTTAAGTTGAACCAGTCGACCGTTTAGCCATACCAAGTGAATCGGTCGACCTTTTATTCATCAGAGATGAATACTTGGGAATCTGTATGAACTAGCCGACCGATAGGAGATAGATTGGCTTGAACAATCTAAACCGGTTGATCGTTTCATTTGTTAAAGGAATAATAACGGCTATAAAACAGCTAGttttgctaatatatatatatatatatatatatatatatatatatatatagcttttcTAATTGCAGAGTTAAATACTAAAATTGAATATATCTCATAAAAGCTATTTTAAGAGCAAAAACAACTTCAAATCATCAATCTTAAATCATATTCATATTTGTGCAATAAAACCTTCATATTCTTGCACAAGAGTATAAATTCTCGCACTCACTATACTTAAACACCTTCATACATTTTAAGTGCTTTTGAGTGAGTTATAGAGATATAAGCTTCAATTGTATTATCTACGATTTAAGAGAGTTTTGTTATGtttcaaacaaattataatccttCAAGAGTTTAAGTGAAAAATTATTGGTCATTGGTGAGGTACATCACCAAGGTGAAAAATCTTGAAGGGGGtatttcaaatggtgaaaaggGGCTTCATGAGGATTCATCAAGGACATTGTAATCTTTGTCTCGGATTAGTAAAGAATACAATACTTAAGACCGGTTTGGTGCTTAAGGTGTGGATATAGGCTTGTCGAACCACGTTAAAAAACTGAGTTTGCAATTTCTATCcctatactttttattttaaccactttaattatattattggctAATTAtggtaattatatttaattgagttaatttcaataattgttattattagtgAAACACTTAATTCACCTTCTTTAAGTGTTATTGTTGCCCTAAGCCTAAAACAAtgattggtatcagagcttagtTATCATTTATATAAGTTTGCTTAGATTTTGAGTAGAATGACAACCACTAATTTTAATGTTCAAAATGAAGGATCATCAACCTCTAGGCTACCTTTCTTTGATAGTAATGACTATACCTAATGGAGCTAGGATGATTATATATCTTCAATCtattgattatgatttatagtTATGTATTGAAAATGGACCTCACTAGCTTACTAAGATTGAAAATGATATAATGGTTCTTCAATCTAAAAGTGAGTATATCAATGGTGATAAAAAGTTGTTATTTATGGATGTGAAAGGTATTAATACCTTGTATTGTGCATTGATTAGAAGTTAATTCAATAGGATCACATCATGCAAGAATGCTAGAGATATATGGCATGCATTAGAGAtaacacatgaaaaaataaatcaagtaaaggaataaaaaattgatatattagtGCATCAATATGAGTTATTTAAAATGCTTccaaataaattcataactagTATGTTTACTAGAATTATAACTATTACTAATAATTTGGATGCTTTTGGTAGGACTTATACTAATTTTGATATCATGAGAAAAATTCTTAGGTCCTTACCAAAGACTTGGAAAGCAAAAGTGATGACAATCCGAGAAGCTAAAGACCTCACCGAACTTTCATTAGAAGAAATCATCAAATCACTTATGACTCATGAAATCACCATAGAGAAGCAAGAACTAAAAGAGAAACCAAAGAAGAATTTGGCAATCAAAATCGTACACCATGTTGATAGTGatgataatgaagaagaagTGGAGGAGGACATTGCATTTATCACAAGacaattctaaaattttctaAGAAAGAAGCAAGGGATCAAAAAGTTCTCAACCtttaagaagaataaaaataaggaagaaTCTAGCAAGGAAGAACTTAGATGTTACAAGTGTAACAAGACGAGACATATAAAGGTTAATTATCTTctctttcaaaatataaaaaagaaccaTCATAAAAAATGAGCAATGAAAGCAATATGAAATGATGACTCGGACTCTAACTTAAATGATGATGAAGAGCATGTTGTCAAATGTGTTTCATGGCAATTAAAAGTGATAATGAGGTAATCTCTTCAGATGATGAATTTGATCTTTCTTATAATGAATTGCATAGTGTATTTAAGACATTGTGTGATGAATACAAGAAGTTAGGTTCCGAgtatagtttattaaaaaagaatcatgCATGTTTacttattaaaaaagatattttagaaaagaaagcaTGCATTGTGGTTGATGATTGCGATAAGATGAACCAacataaagaagaaaacaaggcttaaaaaaaaaggttgataaGTTGAACACCACGCTAGCTAAATTCATTAAAGGTTCTAAGATCTTTAAAACCATACTTGCTAGTAAAGATGTGTTTTCAACAACTGAGGTTTAAGCTATAAAcctaagaagaataaaaaatatttaacaaattacttcattaaaaaccaaacaatCATATAACTCAAACCAAGAATGTAATTATTTTAGAAGCATTGGACATCTTCTACTCTTCTATGAAGCGTGAGCGTGACCTAACTCATGTCTTTGTCCCAACATCTAGTCAAATGGGTAGAAGAGCATCACAATTCGTTAGTTTATCTAGACCAATTAGGAGCGGATTAAACATGTCATTGGattttaataaatgtttgtgaatatttttttgatgatgaGGCCCATTGAATAAATGTGCAAGTATACCAAAGCATGTAtactttatatatttgaaaGCATCCTATTCACGGATCTCAGCATGAATTATGTGTCGCTTATTTATCTTATGCTTTTAGTGAAGTTTgacatgatttttatatatagttgagGCTTTGCCATGCTTGCATAGACATTTATGAATTGCATGCATTAAGAGGGTCAAACAAGTTGAGAGATGTTAGTTATTTTTACAGGTATAACAATATAACAAGTTTTACATTGCATTTGAAATGTTTGGAATAAATTTAGTATCACTTTGTGGTTTTTTGACACGGTTATAGTCTTAGGATCATCTTCATGTGGGTTGTCCTCAACTTCTAGTTAAGCCAAATCTGATAATTCAAGATATAGGGGTGCACTACCGCTCCTATTAGGATACAGATAATGgttgtttaaatttattatatgcaaCTAAATTGTCTTAACTCTCACAATATTAAACATgatcaaattttgttatttgtaatGTTAGGTGGTGTAAGATTAAGGTGTTTGAAGATAATATCACACACATGTTGTTGTTTTATCGAAGCAAGCTAGATAGTCAACAACCTTTTCAAGTATGTGTTACATCACTTGTGtcataattcaaattaatgtttaacTATTACTAACATGTATAATTTTAACACTTATGTTATAGGTAATTTGGACTCCGTTCGAGGCTACTAAACTTGCAGTTGCTCTTGGAGTTTGTACTAACAATATTGACATCTGGACAACACTGAAACATtgtataaaatatacaaaatgtaGTTTTCATACAATTCACTCtaagagggtgtttgggagtgtgatagtagttttttttcaaagtgtttttcatctagaaatgcatcaaaataatgtttttttatttaaaaaaaattatttttgacatcagtttttcaaaacgatctgaaaacataatttaagacaaaaaaaaaattaaaatttcatggaacgcggtttgcaccgcattCCTAAACAGTGCTTAAATCTAGAGGAAATTGTGGTTAAAAGTTGCTTGAAAAGGGTTTTGAGTTTGGATTTaggattaatttaatttttaagattaggGTTTGGAGTCTGTAATTTAAGGTTAGTGCTtgatttttgatgttttgattacAATTTGGATTAgttaggttctttttttttcggttAAAGGTTTGGGGTTATAGGTTTTGTATTAGGGTTAATGATTTAAGGTTAGGGTTTGGAATTTGGATTAAGGTTAAgacttagtttttaattattaaagaacTTGCATGTTAATGGTGTAATTAGAGTTTGGGTTTGAGATTTAGATTAAGGTTAATGAgtaattagagtttttaattattaaagaacTTGCATGTTAATGGTGTAATTAGAGTTTGGGTTTGAGATTTAGATTAAGGTTAATGAGTGATTAGAGTTGGGTTAGTTTTTATCATTTACAGATTATAAATAAAGTTAGTTGTTACTTGCCAGTATAGTTTAGacattaattaaagttaaaagtTAGTTAGAATTTTAACATATAGTTCAAGTCTAGTTAGGGTTTCGATTTAGAGGTAATTTGGAGTTTGTAAAATATTGCAGTTCCCAGACATAAATCATCTGCCAAATATCATGTCTCAATCACAACTTTTTTACATGTCATGTTTGGAAACAGTATATTATTTCACCAATACTATGCTTTTTTTATCGAGTTATATGGCCAAAACTTTTGCTTTTAGTGCTAATAAGCGAAAATACCCATAATTCATAGCAGTAAAGTAGCAGCAGGTACACgaagattaattatttatggttCAAATGATTTCAAAAAATCCCTTTTCCTCACGAGCCAACCACCAACTCTAATCCAGAATTTGTGATGTGGCTTAGATCAAGCCAAGCTAACAAGCCATGGTTTTAAAcattaactaaaaaatcaaaggacTTTCAATAACTTCCAACTCGTCATGTTCGTTTGGTCCCATTTGTAAATGACTGGGTACAGATTTCCGAAGTGGCTCCTTCCTGGATGACTACCATGATCCCTCGGCACCAGCAGTTGGATTCTCAAATGCCTTGAATCCCCAGAACGTCTTCAATGCGTAAGGCTGTGAAATTGTTACACCTTCTTCAGTAATCTTAGCTATCTGCAGTTGGGAAATTGTGAACTCGTCAGATGTCAAATTAGACAACATTGCTTCATGTAATTATCTGGTATTAGAACTAAAGAAACACATCCAACAACAATGATTGAAAGATTTGCTTCCTTTAGAtgcatttttttccttaaagtcATGGTAGAAAATCAAGACCCTTAGCACAAACAACTATAGAAAGAGGTTCGATGCTGAGCTGGTCCTCAACCATCCAGTTTCTGTTAAGTATACTTTTGGAAGTCCCAAAGCAGCTTGCCACAGTTACCAAATTGAAGATCATTTACTAGAAACAAGTCTTCCTAAGGTGTGCAACTGCACAGATGCTCAGCACATCCTAGTAGACACTACTTGTACAGGATCCCCCTGAGAAAATCTCTATTCactaaaaatcattataaaatgctgttgccaaaaaaaattgagattattaCAAGTTTCAACAACATAAAATGATACATTCATCTTTTACACCCCATCAATAAGCTCGCTGTTGCCAAAAATTGCTTTGTTTAACAAGGATCAGGGGAGTACACTAAAATCAGATTATTTCACCATGGTTGACGAATTAAAAGCTTGTTTACTCTGATTTTTATCAGCAAGGATTTGTGGAAAAGTACAGAGAATTTTAAACCACAAAAACATATCACCATACAAGATGATATGATTCCAACAACAATGTTGTTACCTAAATTTTGAAGTGCAGTGACAATTCAacatgaacaaaaagaaaaacaaaattgaactaAAAGAGCGTAAAACAATGATATATGCACCTAAGAGAATCAACTCAACTTACTAGCACCTTAATGCTAACCATTTTGTATCAAGCATTAACCTTTCTTTCACCATGTTGGCACCCAAACGGCAGCAATTCCAGTAAAGTAACATGAAATTCTATTACTTTTCTAGAATCTCATTCCATAACACATTAAACTCGTATAGTTGTAAGGAAAACGGAGCAGAACCTGAAACTTGTTCACAGCAGACCTATCACGATACAGAAGTACTCGCATACATTTCTCCAGTAATGCAACACCTTCTTCAAAGGTCAAGTTCTCATGCCACTCAGAACGAAGTATTGGCTGTGCCATGTGATTTCCAAATCCAGTTGCTACATGATTCTCCTCAAAGTTTACTCCTATCATAGTGACCTGCAACACTCATAAACACAAATGACCCATATGCATAAAATGCACACAACTTTTCACTCCTCTTATTTTGAGgtttaaaaacagaaaagaaaacaggtTATGTAACTGATGCTCACCATGCCAAGaaatttttgtccttttttcaCACCACCAAGAAGAAGTGTATTCCAAAGCGGGTCAAACTTGTTACGCCTATTATACATAACTCGGGTCAAATAGCTGTGAATCTCTTTAGGCCCCAAAGAGTTTCCATCATCCCACATATTGTCATTCAAGCTGCAGATAATTAGACAATGTAAACCAACAATTTAAATAACATAATACAATAAACAACAGCAACACAAGCAAAAACTATTAATCTACTTTTCTCTCAGCAGCAAACCCTAAAACTTACACTTGCTCATCAAGATAACGCATAATCTCCTGAAAATCACTTATTTCTCCACTAGCACCAATAAGAGAATGCTTCCCAACAGGCTTAATTCTCTCCACACTCTTGTATCGCAGCGTGGACCCATAAGAACCTATCAATTATCAATGCcacaaaatatatcaacaaGAAGAATTATTATAGTACTTCTAGCAATTCTTTCTAAAGGGTCCAGTTATTAGGTACAAATAAGCGCAAAAATCACACTTCCCCCCTTTAAGTTATTAACCCTAAGCACCTCCACAgtaaaccattaaaaaaaataaaaactcacatAGATAATAACTAGATAATGGGTATCAAAGAAACTAACCTCCCATATCAGCAGCCATTAAAATCccatctttatatttcaaagcaacAACAGATGACCCAGTCACATATGGATACCTACATATATACAGCAACAaatttaaaaccctaaaaaagtCTCCAGTTTTACAATAAAACTTCTAAATAAACACTGAGATAAAGAGAGAGATAAGAAGGGCGGCATACTGGGTTCTTTGAATGCCAGGTTCAGAGCTCAAAAGGCTGTTCTGTTTGGTTTCAGAACTAGACCCCATTCTTTAAACTgcgtttgaaaaaaatcaacaaaaacaacgACGAGAAGGAGTTATTAGCAAAAACCCATTACAAATTTGAAAGAGTTACTAAATTTCAGTAAGAAAGACTTACACTTTAGTGTCGAtcgagagagaagagagagagagaaagggtctGTGATCtgtttggttaaagaaaatACTATGCTTTTCGTTTATAAGACTTTAATTTTCgcacaagaaaaagaaaatctcactctttcttttttcaagaattaataAATTCGAAAAATTCGGATTTCTACTCTCTCCCTGGCGGGCCAAGTAGCTTAGTTCAAAGGCTTGAAAGTTTGGGCTTCTTTGGGCCCATGgcttttctataaaatttaaacaaggtTTGAATTacgttttgttttggttttttttttttttagtttaacatgggtgtccggaccagcttgtgcgcacctcgactaatcccacgggccctgaagttaacgaccatgtaagcctccagtaaccatcatatgagcaaccacagggctcgaacctgagaccacagagggagtaAATCTCTTAAttccaagttcttaccactaggccaccacctagatggttgggtttgaattatgttttagtgtttattttgatggagagagaaaaaagtgatacttttaattgtttctgtatgtttatgaaataaatttaattattattttgtaactCATAGGCACAATTCACAGtattttttatgcattaatTTGCCTTTAAATAGTCTATACATTATATGCATTTAGATAAATGAAAATACAATTTCTTGATCAGTTCTATATGGCTTGGGCGTGGCTAGGAGCTGCTGTGttcattttttcatgttttttcatcCTTGATCAGTTCTATATGGCTTGGGCGTGGCTAGGAGCTGCTGTGTTccattttttcatgttttttcatcCTTGATCAGTTCTATATGGCTTCTGaacattgtttcatttttttcttgtggtgatttaattatttatgaattcTTTCTTATCAGCTTTGGTCAGCTGCCTGTTGAGGTTCATCAGCTTCCTTCATCGTCTGTCTAATGTTGTATTGTCACATGAAGACCagattaatgaaaatagaaaaacaaccaAAGAGATCCTTTGGATGAACCCATATGCCCCTCAATTATTGCACCGCCTATGGCAAGCAAGCTAAACAAACACACATATTTTCCAGCTGCACACTTTGGAGCATTCAGGCCAACTACAAACCGCTGCAAGATTATGGCATGAATAATATTTAGAGGTGAAGTTCAAATGATTAGGTTCTAGGTTTGCTTTCTAGAGATCATCAGTTCGAGttccacaaacctcagggctaCTAAAGGTTTAGatggtcattaattttagaACCCGTAAGATTAGTCGATATGCGCGCAagttggcccggacacccacgttaataatatataaaaaaagattgttgcATGAATTTCTTCGACAATGTGCCCAAAGAACAGCTCGGCATGTAACAAAAACAACCTCAGACATCATATGTGCAGGCTGTCTTTGATACAGGTGTTGGTTCATCAAGAATCTCCACTAAAATGCAGCCGGAGCACAATGATAGCTTGGTTGCTGGAATGAAGTGAAGACTTGTCTCTCGATTCCGATGATGTTCAAGAAAGGACAGTCTCTCTATTAATCCATATCAGCGcctcattttaattaattctttgtttCTTCACACATTTGGATTGTCCCTCGTAACTTATTAcattgttatttgtttgttttccatTTCTAACATAACTTGTAACGTCCCTTACAGTGCTTCACAAGGATACAGATCGTCAAGCGAATCTACTCAACCTGAAGCACTTCAGGCAGCTGCTGGCCCTAAAACAAACAGAAGACTAGTCATTTATTTCATATTAGTTGCATACATTCCTTGTATGTATGATGCTGCCAAAAAGGTTGCCTTATAAATACAACATTGGCTTCGCGAGAGCTCCCAGGGGCGCGGCATTTACCTTCTCTATTTTGCAGGGCAGCTGATTTCATGACAGCATGCATGTTGAATCGACTGCTGGGGCGACTACATCTCTATCCTCACCTCTGCATTTTGCATGGAGCACCTCTCTGCATTTCCATATGTTCAAGCATGAGGCTTTTGCTTGaaactttataaaattgttTCTCTTGATGTATTCCAACAGCATGCAGTCATGCTCTTTCTATTTTGCCTTGCACTTCTTTCCAGCCTTACATCATGCACTTCAGCTGTTAAACCTTGTTTTAATCTTGATAACTGTTGAAAGTTGCTTTAATCTTAacaaatctatcttttttaatcGCCATTTGATGATGTCAAGCTCAAGCTGGTGTAGCGCGAACAATCTCACTAGTGATTTACAAGTCTTATTATAATGTATTGACTCTTGACATATGCCCTGGAATTATgaatatacatatattatttcttcaccaaaaaaaaaaaaaacacttgagaaTTATTAAGGAGCTTTACTGTTTATATGGACcgtgttctctctctctttttgttttttttttttttttccaattcagcctctcatttttttttccattcccctccctctttttatttcaattttatctttcgttttttttataacaattgtTTAGGTTAATTTTGTACCAGTCAAAAATCATGTCGGGaaaacttttatataatttaattttaaacatgagTTAAGCAAAgagttaagataaaaaaaatttatatcaatttcatcttttatttttcaatttcatccccaaaCTTTATTTTACCAATCATTTAAGTTGTTTTCGGACTTGATAAATTGATTAGGTCACATTAAGACAACtctcacataatttaattttaaattcgaaAACAAGAAGTTgggtcaagattttttttaatatcaatttcattatttttttctttatttcatccctgaattttttttaccagcTCGGTGGAATGTCTTTAGACCAGCAAATCAACCAGGTCATTTTAGAGCAATTCTcacatagtttaattttaaatttaaattatataagaagtcagataaaaaaaatttaaaattgacatGCTaggttgatttaataaaaatattaaataattatttatagcctgaatatttttttatattcaaaatcttttttatatacacGTGTgtcacataattttattttatgatttttgtaaaattcttatttctcaattaaaaaactacattaaaacttcaatttaaattaaccaTCTCCATTCTTTCCCTTGTGTTTAAACGAGTGATAAttacagggtttttttttaagtgtcatatttaaattcattatcTTAATCACATTAATATTTTACACTTTGATTTTGATacaatagagttttttttcttaatatataaaagttaaaacgCCATAttctctattatatatataaattgtgatCGAAATTGTGATGGAAgatgcttttaaaatattttttacttgaaaatatattaaaataatattttttatatatttttctacttttaatattaacatgttaaatcaataaaaaatattaattaaaaaataaaatattaaaaaatacagtcCGCACTCTGCTATAATATTGTTGAACTATAAACCCATTTTATTTCACCTACAAAAACGTTGTGAatatggttttctttttctttgtttttctcccTCTAATATGTGGGtcggtttaagaaaaaaaaaccaagtaatttaagggtttttaaaagttaaatataaattattttttaaaataaattttgtttaaaaatatattaaaataatattttttttattttttaaaatttatttttaacattcacgtattaaaataatataaaaatattttaaaaattattttaaaattaaaaaattaaaatttaacaaaataaataaataaataaataaaatatgttgatCCTGAATGACGAATGGTGGTTCGGAGTCTTTGGAcagaataaaaatttcaaacagCGTTTGGAAGAAAGACGCCCAGTTAGCAACGAATCCTACCACAGCAAAAGCAAACCTCcgtcaaaacaaaaacacaaagcaaagcaaagccaTAGAAAAACCACCCACAAAACATACACGATCAAAACCACATAAATTAttctgaattgttttttattgtttgaaataaaaaagagagatggtGTTCTACTTCAAAGCCAGACCAGAGGCAGGAGATTACACTATTTTTATGGGTCTTGACAAGTACGAGAACGAGGAGCTTATCAAATATGGTTTCCCTGAAGACATctggtactttttttttcttatcaatttctTGCTAATCCAAttcaaagtttcaatctttGCCATCTGGGTCTTtgatttattgattaatttagtCAGATATTAattgtaatttaattagttttgttgttttataagGTCAAGATTCTCTCTATATGTGATATTTTCCCATTGATCTTATAATAATCAAAGCAGAGAGTGAAAagtgttataatttataattgggAGGGAGTAATTCAACAAGGTAGAGTGATGGTTTCTCTATCAAATCAAAAATCAATGCTCAGAATTTGAACTTTGAAGAGCCCATGTTATTGAAAAGGGTAAAGAAGGAAAGGGGAGTTTGTAATTCGTTATCTGGATTGGGTTTTGTTTGCAATTAGGGGTCTGACGTTTTCAGAAATCATCAGGGTTTttcttgatggtttttttttttgtaggtttCACGTGGACAAAATGTCTTCTGCCCATGTGTATGTAAGGCTGCATAAAGGTCAGACCATTGATGATATAAGTGAAGGTGTACTTGAGGATTGTGTGCAGCTTGTTAAAGCAAATTCGATTCAAGGAAAAGTTTCTGAATCTTCCTTTCATTTTACATAATTCAGTTTCTCCCTTGCCGCTATGGATTTATACTTCATGGTTTTAATAGCAAGCTCAATGCTTGTTTCGTAATATAAAGTTACAACCATTCCCTTGATTAAagtattcttttttgttttgaacatGGATGCATAGTTACAATGAGTTAGTTGTTCGAAACTGTTTCTCTTTCACACTGCAGGCAACAAGGTGAACAACATTGATGTTGTTTACACTCCTTGGGCCAATTTGAAGAAAACTGCTTCCATGGATGTTGGTCAAGTTGGCTTCCACAATTCAAAGATGGTGACATCCTTTGTTTGGTAGTTTGTGTTTACAACTTACTGGAACAATAATGAGCAATTACATAAATTAATCATGTTTCTCTGGTTTTGACTCTTTATCTAGGTTCGAACTGTGAGAGTGGAGAAGCGGCTAAATGAGGTAGTTAATAGATTGAACAAAACAAAGGTAGAAAGAAAAcctgatttgaaaggtaaatcTTTGATCTCAGCCTATCATTTTAGTTTATTACAAAACCTGCGGGCCATAAAAAGAAGGCAGGGAACTTCAtaattctcttctcttcttatcTGTGCACAAAACCAAACATAGGGAGTGGTTTAGGTTTTCCAGATGTAATGTTGTCAGTTTTTTGCTTAGCTTAGTTCTATAAATTCTTTTCATCGGCCCTGATGATTCTAACGGTTACTTATTACCATGTATCATTGCAGCTGAGAGAGAAGCAGTCAATGCAGCAGAAAGAGCAGAGAGAAAGCTTCTTCTGAGAGATAAAGTGAGTTTTATCCATTCTCATGTGTCCAATTCTAAGTCTTAGGTCAGGTGATGTAGAGCTGTAACATGGAACATGATATCCTTGTGCACTTATTATGAAGAGCATATGATGGCACCGAATTTGTTTCAGCTGGAC includes:
- the LOC7462942 gene encoding uncharacterized protein LOC7462942 isoform X1, producing MVFYFKARPEAGDYTIFMGLDKYENEELIKYGFPEDIWFHVDKMSSAHVYVRLHKGQTIDDISEGVLEDCVQLVKANSIQGNKVNNIDVVYTPWANLKKTASMDVGQVGFHNSKMVRTVRVEKRLNEVVNRLNKTKVERKPDLKAEREAVNAAERAERKLLLRDKKRREEMERLEKERQTEIRSYKGLMVAEKMTSNKQVASENKSLQELEDDFM
- the LOC7462943 gene encoding proteasome subunit beta type-4, which translates into the protein MGSSSETKQNSLLSSEPGIQRTQYPYVTGSSVVALKYKDGILMAADMGGSYGSTLRYKSVERIKPVGKHSLIGASGEISDFQEIMRYLDEQVLNDNMWDDGNSLGPKEIHSYLTRVMYNRRNKFDPLWNTLLLGGVKKGQKFLGMVTMIGVNFEENHVATGFGNHMAQPILRSEWHENLTFEEGVALLEKCMRVLLYRDRSAVNKFQIAKITEEGVTISQPYALKTFWGFKAFENPTAGAEGSW
- the LOC7462942 gene encoding uncharacterized protein LOC7462942 isoform X2, producing MVFYFKARPEAGDYTIFMGLDKYENEELIKYGFPEDIWFHVDKMSSAHVYVRLHKGQTIDDISEGVLEDCVQLVKANSIQGNKVNNIDVVYTPWANLKKTASMDVGQVGFHNSKMVRTVRVEKRLNEVVNRLNKTKVERKPDLKAEREAVNAAERAERKLLLRDKKRREEMERLEKERQTEIRSYKGLMVAEKMTSNKQVASENKSLQELEDDFM